One Thermosphaera aggregans DNA segment encodes these proteins:
- a CDS encoding 50S ribosomal protein L30 produces MVAELYAIIRLRGLADTPPDVEHALKLLRLHRKYHLVIYPSDLPGLKGVLETVKDWVTWGEISRETLIELLRSRGRTIGGRKLTDEYVNEKLKHLGITGGIEGLADALLEGRVRLHEIDSLVKPVFRMHPPRGGFKRSIKKSVGNSGELGYRGKAINDLIMKMI; encoded by the coding sequence ATGGTTGCTGAACTCTACGCTATAATAAGGCTCAGGGGCTTGGCGGACACCCCGCCCGACGTCGAGCACGCGTTGAAACTGCTCAGGCTTCACAGGAAATACCACCTGGTCATCTACCCGTCAGACCTTCCCGGGCTGAAAGGCGTGTTGGAAACCGTCAAGGACTGGGTCACATGGGGCGAGATTTCAAGGGAAACCCTTATCGAACTGTTGAGGAGTAGGGGGAGAACCATCGGCGGCAGAAAGCTTACCGATGAGTACGTTAACGAGAAGCTGAAACACCTAGGCATAACCGGCGGGATAGAAGGGTTAGCGGACGCGTTGCTAGAGGGGCGTGTCAGGCTTCACGAGATAGACAGCCTGGTTAAACCTGTTTTCAGAATGCACCCGCCGAGAGGAGGGTTTAAGAGGAGCATTAAGAAATCAGTAGGGAATAGCGGGGAGCTAGGCTACAGGGGTAAGGCGATTAACGATTTAATAATGAAAATGATCTAG
- a CDS encoding uL15 family ribosomal protein, whose product MVVRKEKKSRKLRGRTRTMGWGRVGQHRKSGSRGGFGAVGMHKHKYLWVIKNAPRWYGKHGFTSPWSVREEVRAINVGELDEIARRLEQEGKAVVENGLVVINTVEMGYNKVLGRGRVSGKLKVIAEYVSEEAKRKIEEAGGRVEVLE is encoded by the coding sequence ATGGTTGTGAGAAAGGAGAAAAAATCCAGAAAGCTCCGCGGCAGGACCAGGACAATGGGATGGGGAAGGGTTGGCCAGCACAGGAAGAGCGGTTCAAGAGGCGGCTTCGGAGCTGTTGGAATGCACAAGCACAAGTACTTATGGGTTATAAAGAACGCTCCCAGATGGTACGGGAAGCACGGGTTCACCTCACCATGGAGCGTTAGGGAAGAGGTCAGGGCTATAAACGTTGGCGAGCTCGACGAGATAGCCAGGAGGCTTGAGCAGGAGGGTAAGGCGGTGGTTGAGAACGGGCTAGTAGTGATTAACACTGTGGAAATGGGTTATAACAAAGTGCTGGGGAGAGGAAGGGTTTCCGGGAAGCTAAAGGTTATTGCTGAGTATGTTTCCGAGGAGGCTAAGAGGAAGATCGAGGAGGCAGGCGGTAGGGTAGAGGTTTTAGAGTAG